One genomic region from Rhizomicrobium palustre encodes:
- a CDS encoding glycoside hydrolase family 3 N-terminal domain-containing protein: MEKSITRRSAMLAAALTAAWGSSPIRALAAASTGKSPTLDALLAQMTLEEKAGQLTLMPAAVDGRVATFNPAQPDASFQKQFADARAGRLTGLLNTPSLEAMRMFQDVATKQSRLRIPMMFGADVIHGYRTIFPVPLAEAASFDPSLAERTSRVAAIEAAASGLDWTYAPMVDVARDARWGRGVEGAGEDVLLSSDMAAARVRGFQGKSLKDNDAVLACPKHFAAYGGAEAGLDYSSVDVSERSLREVYLPPFKSAFDAGALSTMAAFNEIAGIPASANPWLLTDVLHKEWKFDGFVVSDWGSDVELIHHGFAADGRDAARLAILAGVDMSMSSALYITHLPSLVASGEVPMSRVDEAVRRILHVKAELGLFENPYRRLDPARAKTRVFIPAHRALAREAAQRSIVLLKNDGDLLPLSPQGKRVALIGPFAEGPHDLVGPWTVFGVDAEAVDLATGLRRVITDPARLSVVKGSDIEVPIPGGIDAAVAAAKNADVVLLAIGESQDMTGESHSRSQIVMPPAQQALAEAVAKTGKPIVVLLKTGRSLALEGAVLQAQAIVVTWFLGTETGPAIADVLFGAASPSARLPVSFPRSPGQEPYHYDHKSSGRPTTSEKYDPFRTNFIDTPNAARFPFGYGLTYGHIAYSGFIQSTPSITANGSIEVSAMITNTGTRPATEVVQLYTRKNPASVTQPVRKLKAYKRVDLKPGESKKVSFTIAAADLAFLDQKLQPTIEPGNYFVWIAPSAEHEGVSGQFTLTRTAQAAR, encoded by the coding sequence ATGGAAAAGTCCATCACGCGACGCAGCGCCATGCTCGCTGCGGCACTCACCGCCGCTTGGGGCTCAAGCCCCATCCGGGCGCTCGCCGCAGCCTCGACTGGCAAATCGCCCACTCTGGACGCGCTCTTGGCGCAGATGACGCTGGAAGAAAAAGCCGGCCAGCTCACCTTAATGCCCGCCGCTGTTGATGGCCGTGTGGCGACATTCAATCCTGCCCAGCCCGACGCCTCATTCCAGAAACAATTCGCCGACGCAAGAGCTGGACGGCTGACCGGTCTTCTGAACACCCCCTCGCTGGAAGCGATGCGGATGTTCCAGGATGTCGCCACCAAGCAGTCGCGCCTGCGCATTCCGATGATGTTTGGGGCGGATGTCATCCATGGCTATCGCACCATCTTCCCGGTGCCCCTGGCAGAAGCGGCGAGCTTTGATCCCAGTCTTGCTGAACGAACTTCACGCGTTGCTGCCATCGAAGCGGCCGCGAGCGGTCTTGACTGGACCTATGCGCCGATGGTGGACGTGGCGCGCGATGCCCGTTGGGGCCGCGGCGTCGAAGGCGCAGGCGAAGACGTGCTGCTCAGCAGCGACATGGCGGCGGCGCGCGTGCGCGGCTTCCAGGGCAAGAGCCTGAAGGACAATGACGCGGTTCTGGCCTGCCCCAAACATTTTGCAGCCTATGGTGGCGCCGAAGCAGGGCTCGATTATTCAAGCGTCGATGTTTCCGAACGCAGCTTGCGCGAAGTTTATCTGCCCCCCTTCAAATCCGCCTTTGATGCGGGTGCGCTCTCCACCATGGCTGCCTTCAACGAGATCGCAGGCATACCGGCCAGCGCCAATCCCTGGCTTCTTACCGATGTGCTGCATAAGGAGTGGAAATTCGACGGCTTCGTCGTGTCCGACTGGGGCAGCGATGTCGAGCTGATCCATCACGGCTTTGCCGCCGATGGCCGCGATGCTGCGAGGCTCGCCATCCTGGCCGGGGTCGATATGAGCATGTCGAGCGCACTCTATATCACCCATCTCCCGAGCCTGGTTGCCAGCGGCGAAGTGCCGATGTCGCGCGTGGATGAAGCGGTGCGCCGCATCCTGCATGTCAAAGCCGAGCTGGGCCTGTTCGAAAATCCTTATCGCCGCCTTGATCCCGCACGCGCCAAAACCCGCGTCTTCATTCCGGCCCATCGCGCTTTGGCGCGCGAGGCGGCGCAGCGCTCCATCGTGCTCTTGAAGAACGATGGCGACCTGCTCCCTCTTTCCCCGCAAGGAAAGCGCGTCGCCCTGATCGGTCCGTTCGCGGAAGGTCCGCATGATCTCGTCGGCCCCTGGACGGTATTTGGCGTCGATGCGGAAGCGGTAGATTTGGCGACCGGCCTGCGCCGCGTCATCACCGATCCTGCACGGCTTTCGGTGGTGAAAGGCTCTGACATCGAAGTGCCCATTCCGGGCGGCATAGATGCTGCGGTCGCCGCGGCGAAAAACGCCGATGTGGTACTGCTCGCCATCGGCGAGAGCCAGGACATGACCGGTGAATCCCATTCACGCAGCCAGATCGTCATGCCGCCCGCGCAGCAAGCGCTGGCGGAGGCCGTGGCGAAAACCGGCAAGCCCATTGTAGTGCTGCTCAAGACCGGCCGCAGCTTGGCATTGGAAGGTGCCGTGCTGCAGGCGCAAGCCATCGTGGTGACCTGGTTCCTGGGCACCGAAACCGGCCCGGCTATCGCGGATGTGCTATTTGGCGCAGCGAGCCCCTCGGCGCGGTTGCCGGTCAGCTTTCCGCGCAGCCCCGGCCAGGAGCCCTATCACTACGACCACAAATCCAGCGGGCGGCCGACCACCTCGGAGAAATACGATCCATTCAGGACCAACTTCATCGACACGCCGAACGCTGCCCGCTTCCCCTTTGGCTATGGCCTCACCTATGGCCACATCGCCTATTCCGGTTTCATACAGAGCACGCCGAGCATCACGGCCAATGGCAGCATTGAAGTCTCCGCCATGATCACCAACACAGGCACACGCCCCGCAACGGAAGTGGTGCAGCTCTATACGCGCAAGAATCCGGCCAGCGTCACACAGCCGGTGCGCAAGCTGAAAGCCTATAAGCGCGTGGATCTGAAACCGGGCGAATCCAAAAAGGTCAGCTTCACGATTGCGGCCGCCGACCTCGCCTTCCTGGACCAAAAGCTCCAGCCAACCATCGAGCCCGGCAATTACTTCGTCTGGATCGCGCCTTCGGCCGAGCATGAAGGTGTATCGGGGCAATTCACCCTGACCCGCACAGCCCAAGCCGCGCGCTAA
- a CDS encoding MarR family winged helix-turn-helix transcriptional regulator, with translation MDSVKQSKREFVFRMMSLSKAYRRYANEELERSGLSHSTAMVVMLLSETRAECSQKFLADHLDVAPASMVPLLKQIEAAGLITRRQDAEDKRVNNIELTPAGVTLAKEARRVLDGVRQRLFVGIDPADVEASLRVLEGLQSALAAQKPRVK, from the coding sequence ATGGACAGCGTCAAACAATCAAAGCGAGAATTTGTTTTTCGCATGATGTCCCTCAGCAAGGCGTATCGGCGGTATGCCAATGAGGAGCTGGAGCGGAGCGGCCTGTCGCATTCCACGGCGATGGTAGTGATGCTTTTGAGTGAAACGCGGGCCGAGTGTTCGCAGAAATTCCTTGCCGATCATCTTGATGTGGCGCCGGCCTCAATGGTGCCGCTGCTCAAGCAGATTGAAGCGGCGGGATTGATTACCCGGCGCCAGGATGCCGAGGATAAGCGCGTCAACAATATCGAACTGACGCCGGCCGGCGTGACGCTCGCCAAAGAGGCGCGGCGGGTACTCGATGGTGTTCGCCAGCGTCTATTCGTGGGGATTGATCCGGCAGATGTCGAAGCCAGCTTGCGGGTGCTGGAAGGTTTGCAGAGCGCTCTCGCGGCGCAGAAGCCGCGTGTGAAGTAG
- the dusA gene encoding tRNA dihydrouridine(20/20a) synthase DusA: MPELSPLSHRFCVAPMMEWTDRHCRMFHRFLSANALLYTEMVTAQAVIRGDREKLLGFDAREHPVALQLGGSDPALLAEAAKIGEDYGYDEINLNVGCPSDRVQSGKFGACLMLEPELVAECAAAMLAKVKVPVTIKCRIGVDEQEPEIALRTIIAACKQAGVRIFVVHARKAILGGLSPRENREIPPLDYELVYAVKRENPDLKIVINGGIASLETAEACLQHLDGVMLGRAAYQDPSILAEVDARLFGGAPVSLDEAMAKFRDYVAEKRGQGVPLNAMTRHILGVFHGKPGARAFRRHLSENATRYEAGVEVLDAALAHLKTPVAAL, from the coding sequence ATGCCCGAATTATCGCCCCTCTCGCATCGTTTTTGTGTCGCCCCCATGATGGAGTGGACGGACCGGCATTGCCGTATGTTCCACCGCTTCCTGTCGGCCAACGCCCTGCTCTACACCGAGATGGTCACGGCACAGGCGGTGATCCGCGGCGACCGCGAGAAGCTTTTGGGCTTCGATGCGCGAGAGCATCCGGTAGCGTTGCAATTGGGCGGCTCCGATCCGGCCCTGCTCGCCGAAGCCGCAAAAATCGGCGAGGATTACGGTTACGACGAGATCAACCTCAACGTCGGCTGCCCGTCGGACCGGGTGCAATCAGGTAAGTTCGGTGCCTGTTTGATGCTGGAGCCAGAGCTGGTAGCGGAGTGTGCCGCTGCGATGCTAGCGAAGGTGAAAGTACCGGTCACCATCAAGTGCCGTATCGGGGTGGACGAGCAGGAGCCCGAGATCGCGCTACGCACCATCATCGCGGCCTGCAAACAAGCTGGCGTCAGGATTTTCGTGGTGCATGCCCGCAAGGCCATTCTGGGCGGGCTATCGCCACGCGAAAACCGGGAAATCCCGCCGCTCGATTACGAGCTGGTCTATGCTGTGAAGCGCGAGAACCCTGATCTCAAAATTGTGATCAATGGCGGGATCGCCAGTCTCGAGACGGCCGAGGCCTGCCTACAGCATCTCGACGGCGTCATGTTGGGGCGTGCGGCCTATCAAGATCCGTCCATCCTTGCTGAGGTCGATGCCCGGCTTTTCGGTGGCGCGCCGGTTTCGCTAGACGAAGCGATGGCGAAATTCCGCGATTATGTGGCCGAAAAACGCGGCCAAGGCGTCCCGCTCAACGCTATGACCCGGCATATCCTCGGCGTCTTTCACGGCAAGCCGGGGGCGCGCGCCTTCCGCCGTCACCTCTCCGAGAACGCCACCCGTTATGAGGCGGGTGTGGAGGTTCTGGACGCGGCTTTGGCGCATCTGAAAACACCCGTAGCGGCGCTTTAG
- a CDS encoding TolC family protein — MRRLALLFSALALGACTAGPDYLRPENSAHAKVGRDFKETLPHAVSKEDMPGKWWHLYEDKTLDGLIEEALRNNTDLRIAAANIKRAEAYKAEIADRAKPQTELGGGVSYGQLSAEEHLIFGHALPSDFVYSLGGGLSYDLDLAGQIKRAIEAAKAESEASRAAYDAVRIGVVAEVSRSYLDVCAAGRELDLAEEMISVQDSLKSVNARLTASGRAAENTRQTYNAQLWRIRAALPVLQARRKQAAYRLAALMGSDIPPDVMGCHAVPELKAPVPVGDGRAFLERRPDVREAEAGLKAATARIGVAMADLYPHITLGISGGSTGLLKNIGDSDTYKYSIGPLISWEFPQRGTVEARIRAAEARDEAALALFDRTVLNALRDAEISLSAYGRDLDQNGDWQRAEAAQARLAADSIALQQRGRQSLTETLLARRNHLQAEQDVAASKARLAADQISLFAVLGGGW, encoded by the coding sequence ATGCGCCGTTTAGCTCTTCTCTTTTCCGCTCTGGCGCTCGGTGCATGCACCGCTGGCCCTGATTATCTACGGCCCGAGAACTCCGCCCATGCGAAGGTGGGACGCGATTTCAAGGAGACACTGCCGCACGCGGTCTCGAAGGAGGACATGCCCGGCAAATGGTGGCACCTCTACGAGGATAAAACGCTGGACGGTTTGATCGAGGAAGCCTTGCGTAACAATACCGATTTGCGCATCGCGGCGGCCAATATCAAGCGCGCCGAAGCGTATAAGGCGGAAATCGCTGATCGCGCCAAGCCGCAAACCGAACTCGGCGGCGGTGTTTCTTATGGCCAGCTTTCCGCCGAAGAACATTTGATTTTCGGCCACGCCCTGCCATCGGATTTTGTCTATAGCCTGGGCGGCGGGCTCTCGTATGACCTCGATCTCGCGGGCCAAATCAAGCGCGCGATAGAGGCGGCGAAGGCCGAGAGCGAGGCCAGCCGTGCCGCTTATGATGCGGTGCGCATTGGGGTTGTTGCAGAAGTGAGCCGGAGCTACCTCGATGTTTGCGCGGCGGGGCGTGAGCTCGATTTGGCCGAGGAGATGATCTCCGTTCAGGATTCCTTGAAATCCGTGAATGCGCGCCTGACGGCATCGGGCCGGGCGGCGGAGAATACGCGCCAGACCTATAACGCGCAGCTTTGGCGGATAAGAGCGGCGCTGCCGGTTCTGCAAGCCCGGCGCAAACAGGCTGCCTATCGGCTGGCGGCTCTGATGGGCAGCGATATCCCGCCGGATGTGATGGGCTGCCACGCCGTACCTGAGCTCAAGGCCCCTGTTCCTGTCGGCGATGGCCGCGCTTTCCTGGAGCGTCGACCCGACGTGCGTGAAGCTGAGGCGGGGCTGAAAGCTGCGACCGCGCGCATTGGCGTGGCGATGGCCGACCTTTATCCGCACATCACTCTGGGCATCAGCGGTGGATCGACCGGTCTGTTGAAGAACATTGGCGATAGCGACACCTACAAATATTCCATTGGGCCGCTGATCTCTTGGGAGTTTCCGCAGCGCGGTACCGTTGAAGCCCGCATCCGTGCCGCCGAGGCACGGGATGAGGCTGCACTCGCGCTTTTCGACCGCACGGTTCTCAACGCTTTGCGCGATGCAGAAATTTCGCTCTCAGCTTACGGCCGCGATCTGGACCAGAACGGGGATTGGCAAAGGGCTGAAGCGGCGCAGGCCCGCCTTGCGGCCGATAGCATCGCGCTGCAACAGCGCGGGCGGCAGAGCCTCACTGAGACCCTGCTGGCGCGTCGCAATCACTTGCAGGCGGAGCAAGACGTCGCGGCCAGCAAGGCGCGGCTGGCGGCAGACCAAATCAGCCTTTTCGCAGTGCTCGGCGGCGGCTGGTAG
- a CDS encoding FUSC family protein yields the protein MRIGWRELVFSANSFGAAMLALAVSFICDLDRPYWAMMTAYVTAQPFSGALHSKALFRIAGTVIGAAAMVFLVPPLSSAPVLLSLAIALWVGVCLYFSLLDRTPRSYIFMLAGFTTAFIGFPIVGAPATAFDVGVSRVEENCVGIICSMLFHTVFFPRSLRLSLADRFGQAVDDLTSWCTDTFARKKDAVRRRGRLRLAADITELHMMATNVPFDTHEPQQFGQIIATVEEKLIRLFPLITGLSERFKMLEKSGPLPQRLTMLLADISHWMHASAPSETVAVLKKRCHGLQKLEGNPSWREMLLFNIATRLSELVDIYASCRKLVTTMGDREALKAVRPGAGKQARVLHTDKLDAFYSALSCAGIVFLGSVLWIVSGWPDGGTAVMMGTVTYCLFASQANPVPAQKASLYNTALASVVAGIYLFAIFPNIHSFVGLVLVLAPVLLTAGVLLAQPGGLKYLSFIVPFCGSLTLTRHFQPDFQAFLNWNVAQFVGIAGVVAATRILRNVSAHRRIHTVLQATATDIADIARGDKRISSSAWISLMVDRIGLLAPYTDIIKSSPRYASVNTMIGMRTGLNVIRLRRALAHLPAEYSQRGETLMSALAEHFAAQARQVEALPPPYGLLRDVEEGLAAVSAMPANRLRKAIANALTGLRCNLFPLEASA from the coding sequence ATGCGTATCGGTTGGCGAGAACTGGTCTTTTCGGCCAATAGCTTTGGCGCTGCCATGCTGGCGCTCGCTGTTTCGTTCATTTGCGATCTTGACCGGCCCTATTGGGCGATGATGACCGCCTATGTCACGGCGCAGCCATTCAGCGGGGCGCTCCACTCCAAAGCGCTGTTTCGCATTGCCGGAACGGTGATTGGTGCGGCGGCGATGGTGTTTCTGGTTCCGCCCTTGTCCAGCGCGCCCGTGCTTTTATCGCTAGCAATCGCGCTGTGGGTCGGGGTGTGCCTGTATTTCTCTCTTTTGGATCGCACGCCGCGCTCTTACATTTTCATGCTGGCAGGCTTCACTACCGCCTTTATTGGGTTTCCGATTGTGGGCGCGCCCGCCACAGCCTTCGATGTAGGGGTTTCGCGCGTTGAAGAAAACTGCGTCGGCATTATCTGCTCGATGCTGTTTCACACGGTTTTCTTCCCGCGCAGCTTGCGCCTTTCCCTGGCGGACCGGTTTGGCCAGGCCGTGGACGATCTCACCTCCTGGTGCACCGACACCTTTGCCCGCAAGAAGGACGCAGTGCGGCGGCGCGGGCGTTTGCGCTTGGCGGCCGATATTACCGAGCTGCACATGATGGCCACCAATGTGCCGTTCGATACCCATGAGCCGCAGCAGTTTGGGCAGATCATCGCCACGGTCGAGGAAAAGCTGATCCGGCTCTTCCCGCTGATCACGGGCCTGTCAGAACGATTCAAGATGCTGGAGAAGAGCGGGCCGCTGCCGCAGCGTCTGACGATGTTGCTGGCGGACATCTCTCATTGGATGCACGCCTCCGCGCCAAGTGAAACGGTGGCGGTCCTGAAAAAGCGCTGTCATGGCCTTCAAAAGCTCGAAGGAAATCCGTCCTGGCGGGAAATGCTGCTGTTCAATATTGCCACACGGCTGTCTGAGCTTGTCGATATATATGCCTCCTGCCGCAAGCTGGTCACCACGATGGGAGATCGCGAAGCGCTGAAGGCGGTCAGGCCGGGCGCCGGCAAGCAGGCGCGCGTTCTGCACACCGATAAGTTGGACGCGTTCTATTCCGCGCTATCCTGCGCAGGCATCGTCTTTCTGGGATCGGTCCTTTGGATCGTCTCTGGCTGGCCGGATGGCGGCACTGCGGTGATGATGGGCACGGTGACCTATTGCCTTTTTGCCAGCCAAGCCAATCCTGTACCTGCGCAAAAGGCCTCGCTTTATAATACGGCGCTCGCCAGTGTCGTGGCGGGAATTTATCTCTTCGCGATATTTCCCAACATCCATAGCTTTGTCGGCCTTGTCCTTGTGCTCGCGCCGGTTTTGCTGACTGCAGGTGTGCTGCTCGCCCAGCCAGGCGGTCTGAAATATCTATCCTTCATAGTGCCGTTCTGCGGAAGCCTGACCCTTACGCGCCATTTCCAGCCGGATTTCCAGGCTTTCTTGAATTGGAACGTGGCGCAATTCGTCGGTATTGCGGGTGTGGTCGCCGCGACGCGCATCTTGCGCAATGTGAGCGCGCATCGGCGCATCCACACTGTTTTACAGGCCACGGCGACCGACATTGCCGACATCGCCCGCGGCGACAAGCGCATATCGAGCAGTGCCTGGATCAGTTTGATGGTCGATCGCATCGGACTTTTGGCACCTTACACCGATATCATCAAATCGAGTCCGCGTTACGCCTCCGTCAACACCATGATTGGGATGCGGACCGGGCTGAACGTCATCCGGCTGCGGCGAGCGCTCGCCCATTTGCCCGCTGAATATTCGCAGCGTGGCGAAACGCTGATGTCTGCGTTAGCGGAGCATTTCGCCGCACAAGCCCGTCAGGTTGAGGCCCTCCCGCCGCCATATGGGCTTTTGCGGGATGTTGAGGAAGGGCTCGCCGCGGTCTCCGCTATGCCCGCCAATCGTTTGCGCAAGGCTATCGCGAATGCCCTGACGGGACTTCGCTGCAATCTCTTCCCACTGGAGGCGAGCGCATGA
- a CDS encoding efflux RND transporter periplasmic adaptor subunit: protein MNWLRIGKGAVTTLFVIAAIVTVIGLWRFYEVYPRTPDGKVRADVVLITPDVSGLVTKVFVADNQHVKAGQVLFEIDRQRFALEVERAKAALAAKRAALQQAARVSHRNAGLSGLVAREEVEQGNAKVDALTAEVHEAEAQLSTAMLNLDRASVRASVDGKISNFSLLPGAYASAGKPVFALIALNSIHVDGYFEETKISRIHVGDPVRVRLMGESGEIKGHVVSIAGGIEDRDRVTGGNLLADVNPTFSWIRLAQRIPVRVALENPPRDMALVLGRTAAVDVLPRDR from the coding sequence ATGAACTGGCTTCGGATCGGTAAAGGCGCCGTCACCACCCTGTTTGTCATTGCCGCGATCGTTACCGTGATTGGTCTGTGGCGCTTCTACGAAGTTTACCCGCGCACGCCAGATGGCAAGGTGCGGGCTGACGTGGTGCTGATTACACCTGATGTCTCGGGGCTGGTCACAAAGGTGTTTGTTGCGGATAACCAGCATGTAAAAGCCGGGCAGGTGTTGTTCGAAATCGACCGCCAGCGTTTTGCGCTGGAGGTGGAGCGAGCCAAGGCCGCTTTGGCCGCAAAAAGGGCCGCGCTGCAGCAGGCCGCGCGCGTTTCGCATCGCAATGCCGGGCTGAGTGGCCTCGTCGCCAGAGAAGAGGTCGAGCAGGGCAATGCCAAAGTTGATGCGCTGACGGCAGAGGTGCATGAAGCCGAAGCTCAGCTCTCCACCGCCATGCTTAATCTCGATCGTGCGAGCGTGCGCGCCTCCGTCGACGGCAAGATCTCCAATTTCAGCCTGTTGCCAGGCGCCTATGCCTCCGCGGGCAAGCCGGTTTTCGCGCTCATCGCGCTTAACTCCATTCATGTGGACGGCTATTTCGAGGAAACTAAAATCAGCCGTATTCATGTGGGCGATCCGGTGCGCGTGCGGTTGATGGGCGAGAGCGGCGAGATCAAAGGCCATGTCGTAAGCATTGCCGGTGGTATCGAAGATCGGGACCGGGTTACGGGCGGAAATCTTCTCGCCGATGTGAATCCGACCTTCAGCTGGATCCGCTTGGCGCAGCGCATCCCGGTGCGGGTCGCGCTGGAGAACCCGCCGCGCGATATGGCGCTCGTACTTGGCCGCACGGCGGCCGTTGATGTTCTGCCGCGGGACCGGTGA
- a CDS encoding glycoside hydrolase family 3 C-terminal domain-containing protein, with amino-acid sequence MRVRAAVAVSSVLLFSLSAKGEEAPYKNPDLSPQVRAADLVSRMTLDEKVLQMQSTSPAIPRLGVPGYNWWGEALHGVANGHATVFPQAIGLGATFDPDLIHRVADVISTEARAKFHEAIRNGVPPRQGILPTDIALTFWSPNINIFRDPRWGRGQETYGEDPYLSGRLGVAFVKGMQGDDPRYLKTVATPKHYAVHSGPETQRHTFDARVSDYDLNNTYLPAFRAAVTEGKAESVMCVYNSVAGVPGCASADLLQKTLRQDWGFNGYVVSDCGAVDDIFRTHKYTKTMGEAAVAAVKAGTDLSCGTEYETLPAEVKAGRISEADINRALERDFVARFRLGMFDPVERVPYASIPITENDSAAHRKLALEAENKAIVLLKNDKNVLPLAANVKTIAVLGPSADDPSGLLGNYNGISTKQVTPLEGITKQFTKAQVRYSVGAAYTDSTPVPVTSAALSQADGKGAGVKVEYFDNAELKGTPKLTRIESRIHFSDRSADAESKAVIAGNKYSIRWSGTFTPPVSGEYLLAARTHMWNRGGKIHMFIDGKDVGSNSVQGPGAIPGAQPMGRMASRNADAKLSFEAGRAHSIRVELSQDGPEGTTDLNWVPPKAAALAEAAKVVKASDVAVVFVGLNSGLEGEQNPNVNIPGFFGGDRTSIDLPEPQEKLVQTAIATGKPVIVVMTSGSALAVNYAAEHAAAVISAWYGGEETGTAVAQTLAGVNNPAGRLPVTFYKSTDQLPPFTDYAMKGRTYRYFSGEPLYGFGYGLSYAKFEYSGLKTERSASSATVTATVKNSSNRDGDEVVQLYVSGTGQEIRSLKGFERVHLKAGESRVVSFPLKDVPASKITVSVGGGQPVKGVAFVQGSL; translated from the coding sequence ATGCGCGTCCGTGCAGCCGTTGCCGTTTCGTCGGTCTTACTCTTTTCACTTTCAGCCAAGGGGGAGGAGGCGCCGTATAAGAACCCTGATCTCTCGCCGCAGGTCCGCGCGGCGGACCTTGTTTCGCGCATGACCTTGGATGAGAAGGTGCTCCAGATGCAGAGCACCTCGCCTGCCATCCCGCGCCTGGGAGTGCCGGGTTATAACTGGTGGGGTGAGGCGCTGCATGGCGTTGCCAATGGGCATGCCACCGTGTTTCCGCAAGCCATCGGCCTTGGCGCGACCTTTGATCCAGATCTCATTCATCGCGTCGCAGATGTCATCTCCACCGAGGCGCGCGCTAAATTTCATGAAGCGATCCGCAACGGAGTGCCACCGCGCCAGGGCATTCTGCCGACCGACATCGCGCTGACCTTCTGGTCGCCCAACATCAACATCTTCCGCGATCCGCGCTGGGGCCGTGGCCAGGAAACATACGGCGAAGATCCCTATCTGTCCGGCCGTCTTGGCGTTGCCTTTGTGAAGGGCATGCAGGGCGATGATCCGCGCTATCTGAAAACCGTGGCGACGCCCAAGCATTACGCCGTCCATAGCGGCCCTGAAACGCAGCGCCATACCTTTGATGCACGCGTCAGCGATTACGATCTCAACAACACCTATCTTCCGGCCTTCCGTGCAGCAGTGACCGAGGGTAAGGCGGAGTCAGTGATGTGTGTGTATAACTCCGTTGCCGGTGTGCCGGGCTGCGCCTCCGCCGATCTCTTGCAGAAGACGCTGCGCCAGGATTGGGGCTTTAACGGCTATGTGGTGTCGGATTGCGGCGCGGTCGACGATATCTTCCGTACCCACAAATACACCAAGACCATGGGCGAGGCGGCGGTCGCGGCCGTAAAAGCCGGCACCGATCTTTCCTGCGGCACGGAATACGAAACTCTTCCCGCAGAGGTGAAGGCGGGGCGCATCTCCGAAGCAGACATCAACCGCGCACTGGAGCGCGATTTCGTCGCGCGCTTCCGTCTTGGCATGTTCGATCCGGTGGAACGCGTGCCCTATGCGTCGATTCCGATTACCGAGAACGATTCTGCCGCGCATCGCAAATTGGCGTTGGAAGCTGAGAACAAGGCGATCGTGCTGTTGAAGAACGATAAGAACGTTCTTCCCTTAGCTGCGAATGTGAAGACCATCGCGGTGCTGGGGCCGTCGGCCGATGATCCCTCTGGCTTGCTGGGCAATTACAATGGCATCTCCACCAAGCAGGTGACACCGCTGGAAGGCATCACCAAGCAGTTCACCAAGGCGCAGGTGCGTTATTCCGTGGGCGCGGCCTATACCGATTCAACACCGGTGCCGGTGACGTCCGCGGCGCTCTCGCAGGCGGATGGCAAAGGTGCGGGCGTCAAGGTCGAATATTTCGACAATGCCGAGCTGAAAGGCACGCCCAAGCTCACGCGTATCGAATCCCGCATTCACTTCAGTGACCGTTCCGCGGATGCGGAATCGAAAGCGGTGATCGCCGGGAACAAATATTCTATCCGTTGGAGCGGCACCTTCACCCCACCGGTGTCGGGTGAGTATCTGCTCGCGGCCCGCACCCACATGTGGAACCGTGGCGGCAAGATTCACATGTTCATCGATGGAAAGGATGTCGGCTCTAATTCGGTGCAAGGCCCGGGCGCTATTCCGGGTGCACAGCCGATGGGCCGCATGGCCTCGCGCAACGCCGATGCCAAGCTGAGCTTTGAGGCTGGCCGTGCTCATTCCATCCGCGTGGAACTGAGCCAGGATGGACCAGAAGGCACCACGGATTTGAATTGGGTCCCGCCGAAAGCTGCCGCCTTGGCCGAAGCGGCGAAGGTTGTGAAAGCCTCCGACGTGGCGGTGGTCTTTGTTGGGCTCAACTCTGGTCTCGAAGGCGAGCAGAATCCGAACGTCAATATTCCTGGCTTCTTCGGTGGCGACCGCACCAGCATCGATCTGCCGGAACCGCAGGAAAAGTTGGTTCAGACCGCCATTGCAACTGGCAAGCCGGTAATTGTGGTGATGACCAGCGGCAGCGCGCTTGCCGTGAACTATGCGGCTGAGCATGCCGCAGCGGTGATCAGCGCCTGGTATGGCGGCGAGGAAACCGGCACGGCCGTCGCGCAGACACTCGCCGGTGTGAACAATCCGGCGGGGCGTTTGCCGGTCACCTTCTATAAGAGCACCGATCAGCTTCCGCCCTTCACCGATTACGCCATGAAAGGGCGCACCTATCGCTATTTCTCTGGCGAGCCGCTTTATGGCTTCGGCTATGGCCTCAGCTACGCCAAGTTCGAGTATTCGGGGCTGAAGACGGAGCGCAGCGCCAGTAGCGCCACTGTTACTGCCACGGTCAAGAACAGCTCAAATCGCGACGGAGATGAGGTGGTGCAGCTCTATGTGTCTGGCACGGGGCAGGAAATCCGCTCCTTGAAGGGCTTTGAGCGCGTTCACTTGAAGGCTGGCGAAAGCCGGGTGGTGAGCTTCCCGCTCAAGGATGTTCCGGCCTCGAAGATTACCGTCAGTGTCGGCGGCGGTCAGCCGGTGAAGGGCGTTGCCTTCGTGCAAGGCAGCCTGTAA
- a CDS encoding DUF1656 domain-containing protein — protein sequence MISDYAVFGVLIHPYMLALIFAILVSRPVCLLINRAGFYRFVWHPGLFDMAVFFLLYGIFVWMFVPGLLSGAFA from the coding sequence ATGATCTCTGATTATGCCGTGTTTGGCGTTTTGATCCACCCCTACATGCTGGCCCTGATCTTCGCCATTCTGGTGTCACGGCCCGTTTGCCTGCTGATCAATCGCGCTGGGTTTTACCGCTTTGTCTGGCATCCCGGCCTGTTCGATATGGCGGTGTTCTTTCTGCTCTATGGCATTTTCGTTTGGATGTTTGTGCCCGGCCTGTTGTCCGGCGCGTTTGCGTAA